In Bacillus sp. NP247, one DNA window encodes the following:
- a CDS encoding YpzG family protein, with product MSYRDHLDRRSELFNHTWTRPKHAKAQVNGQTQQTQSLIILANECKKRQF from the coding sequence ATGAGCTACCGTGACCATTTAGATCGTCGTTCTGAATTATTTAACCATACGTGGACTCGTCCAAAACATGCGAAAGCGCAAGTTAATGGACAGACGCAACAAACCCAGTCTCTCATTATACTGGCAAACGAATGTAAAAAACGCCAATTTTAG
- a CDS encoding YfhH family protein, whose protein sequence is MGMPKRYSEMTPHELREEIGVLKEQAVKAEQLGIVNEFDVLMRKMAMARAYMIDINKFHIGETYELVEEPGVVFKITYFNGVFAWGYKQNDNEEIGIPISLLQEK, encoded by the coding sequence ATGGGTATGCCAAAACGCTACAGTGAAATGACGCCACATGAGCTAAGGGAAGAAATTGGGGTTTTGAAGGAGCAAGCAGTAAAGGCTGAGCAACTTGGAATTGTAAATGAATTCGATGTATTAATGAGAAAAATGGCTATGGCTCGTGCTTATATGATAGATATAAATAAATTCCATATTGGTGAGACATATGAATTAGTAGAAGAACCTGGTGTGGTATTTAAAATTACGTATTTCAATGGGGTATTTGCTTGGGGATATAAGCAAAATGATAATGAAGAGATTGGAATACCAATTTCCTTGTTGCAGGAAAAATGA
- a CDS encoding YfhE family protein, with translation MDKKKRDKAKNTLSSTQEVLYQREFRKADRAAGYRSKSI, from the coding sequence ATGGATAAAAAGAAACGTGATAAAGCAAAAAACACATTATCTAGTACACAAGAAGTTCTCTATCAACGAGAATTCCGAAAAGCAGATCGTGCAGCGGGTTATCGCTCAAAAAGTATTTAA
- the pflA gene encoding pyruvate formate-lyase-activating protein, with translation MVKGRIHSVESCGTVDGPGIRYVIFTQGCLLRCQYCHNADTWEIGKGKEITVEEVMQDVTCYLPFIEASGGGITVSGGEPLLQLDFLIELFKKCKEYGIHTTIDSSGGCYSEEPEFQNKLDILMEYTDLVLLDLKHIDSKKHRKLTGKPNEHILQFARYLSDRKKPIWVRHVLVPGVTDGEEDLQKLSNFIQSLSNVKKVEVLPYHKLGVYKWEALGHKYPLADVNPPTEENVEHAKHILKAV, from the coding sequence ATGGTAAAAGGAAGAATACATTCTGTAGAGTCTTGTGGTACTGTTGATGGCCCAGGGATTCGTTATGTCATATTTACACAAGGGTGTTTATTACGTTGTCAATATTGTCATAATGCTGATACATGGGAAATCGGTAAAGGTAAAGAAATAACAGTTGAAGAAGTGATGCAGGATGTGACATGTTACCTTCCATTTATTGAAGCTTCTGGAGGCGGTATAACAGTTAGTGGTGGAGAGCCACTATTACAGCTAGACTTCTTAATTGAGTTGTTTAAAAAGTGTAAAGAATATGGTATCCATACAACAATCGATTCTTCTGGCGGTTGTTATTCTGAGGAACCAGAATTCCAAAATAAGCTAGATATTTTAATGGAGTATACAGATTTAGTTTTATTGGATTTGAAGCATATTGATTCAAAGAAACATCGTAAATTAACTGGGAAACCAAATGAACACATTTTACAATTTGCTCGTTATTTATCGGATAGAAAGAAACCAATTTGGGTAAGACATGTATTGGTTCCCGGTGTTACCGATGGTGAAGAGGATCTGCAAAAATTATCAAACTTTATTCAAAGTCTATCTAATGTTAAGAAAGTGGAAGTGTTGCCATATCATAAACTCGGTGTTTATAAATGGGAGGCACTTGGACATAAGTATCCACTTGCAGATGTGAATCCACCGACAGAAGAAAATGTTGAGCATGCGAAACATATTTTAAAAGCAGTCTAA
- a CDS encoding YfhJ family protein has translation MNDIYETLTKELLDKNDNLSYAQARAWVELLWEDFRTTYAKSGRYQGEEMTEQVVRTWINNHGSRLHEMRTNNPKYSHLINQEDHLKH, from the coding sequence ATGAATGATATTTATGAAACATTAACGAAAGAATTATTAGATAAGAATGACAACCTTTCTTACGCACAAGCTCGTGCATGGGTTGAATTACTGTGGGAAGACTTCCGAACAACTTATGCTAAATCAGGTCGTTACCAAGGTGAGGAAATGACTGAACAAGTGGTACGAACATGGATTAATAATCATGGAAGTCGCCTTCATGAAATGCGTACAAATAATCCGAAGTATAGCCATTTAATCAATCAAGAAGATCATTTGAAACATTAA
- a CDS encoding amidohydrolase, with protein MKILLKQAIVYPITSQKFQGDVLVIGERIAAVKPHIDTTQDMTVIDARALHLLPGFIDVHTHLGLYDEGTGWAGNDANETSEVSTPHIRSLDGIHPFDIAFQDAVQNGVTTVHVMPGSQNIIGGTTCVIKTAGTCIDHMIIQEPAGLKIAFGENPKKVHSNGTKESITRMGIMGLLRESFYDAQHYGHEADFRMLPILKALRREIPVRIHAHRADDINSALRLAKEFNLDLRIEHCTEGHFIVEELSKHNLKVSVGPTLTRRSKIELKNKTWDTYHILSKNGVEVSITTDHPYTPIQYLNVCAAIAVREGLDEKTALEGITIFPARNLRLEDRIGSIEVGKDADLVLWTHHPFHYLAKPVLTMIDGKIIYKKNKKN; from the coding sequence ATGAAAATATTGCTCAAACAAGCCATTGTATATCCTATTACATCCCAAAAGTTTCAAGGAGATGTACTCGTTATAGGAGAACGCATTGCCGCGGTCAAACCTCATATTGATACTACTCAGGATATGACCGTTATAGATGCACGAGCTCTTCATCTCTTGCCTGGATTTATTGATGTTCATACTCACCTTGGCCTCTACGATGAAGGTACTGGTTGGGCTGGTAATGATGCAAATGAAACATCCGAAGTTTCAACACCACATATCCGTTCTTTAGACGGGATCCATCCTTTTGATATTGCATTTCAAGACGCTGTACAAAATGGTGTTACGACTGTTCACGTGATGCCGGGAAGCCAAAATATTATCGGCGGTACTACTTGTGTAATAAAAACTGCTGGAACTTGTATTGATCATATGATTATTCAGGAACCTGCTGGTTTAAAAATTGCCTTTGGAGAAAATCCTAAAAAGGTCCATAGTAATGGCACAAAGGAATCAATAACACGTATGGGAATTATGGGCTTACTTCGTGAATCATTCTATGACGCTCAACACTACGGACATGAAGCTGATTTTCGAATGCTTCCTATTTTAAAAGCGCTCCGCCGAGAAATACCGGTACGTATCCACGCTCACCGTGCAGATGATATTAATTCAGCTTTACGCTTGGCGAAAGAATTCAATCTTGATTTACGCATTGAACATTGTACAGAAGGACACTTTATTGTTGAGGAGCTTTCGAAACACAATTTAAAAGTTTCAGTTGGACCTACTCTTACGCGACGTTCGAAAATTGAATTAAAAAACAAAACGTGGGATACTTATCATATTTTATCGAAAAATGGAGTAGAAGTTTCTATTACAACCGACCACCCTTATACACCAATTCAATATTTAAATGTTTGCGCTGCCATTGCAGTAAGAGAAGGATTAGATGAGAAAACAGCGTTGGAAGGAATCACTATTTTCCCAGCTCGAAATTTACGTTTGGAGGATAGAATTGGAAGCATTGAAGTTGGAAAAGATGCTGACCTCGTGTTATGGACACATCATCCTTTCCATTATTTAGCCAAGCCTGTACTCACTATGATTGACGGAAAAATAATTTACAAAAAAAATAAAAAAAACTAG
- the recX gene encoding recombination regulator RecX codes for MTVITKIEVQKRSKERFNIYIDKGQGEEYGFSVNQSILMKHGLQKGLEIDEVALGNILYNEEVQKAYLQAISYLSYQMRTKQEIEDFLRKKEVGQAIISEVVSKLLHDRYINDKEYAISYVRTQSNVNQKGPTVIRRGLLSKGVQDLIITHSLQEYPKEKQIENALVLIEKKKKSYQKHSFLQMKLKLDEMLVRKGYSRDVIQICLEELKDEKDDEQQQEALHYHGNKYYEKYKKYDGWTFENKVKQALYRKGFSIDEIDIFLQMKREEG; via the coding sequence ATGACTGTCATTACAAAAATAGAAGTGCAAAAACGATCGAAAGAACGATTTAATATTTATATTGATAAAGGTCAAGGTGAAGAGTACGGGTTTAGTGTGAATCAATCAATCTTAATGAAACATGGGTTACAAAAAGGCTTAGAAATTGATGAAGTAGCGTTAGGGAATATTTTGTACAATGAAGAGGTACAAAAAGCATATTTACAAGCGATTTCCTATTTATCCTATCAAATGAGAACAAAACAAGAAATAGAAGATTTCTTACGAAAAAAAGAAGTGGGACAGGCCATCATCTCTGAAGTCGTTTCGAAATTATTACATGATCGATATATTAATGATAAAGAGTACGCTATTTCATACGTGCGAACGCAAAGTAATGTGAATCAAAAAGGTCCAACTGTTATTAGGAGAGGGCTATTAAGTAAAGGTGTTCAGGATCTAATCATTACACATAGTTTACAAGAGTATCCAAAGGAGAAGCAAATTGAAAATGCTTTGGTTCTTATAGAAAAGAAGAAAAAATCTTATCAAAAGCATTCATTTTTACAAATGAAGCTAAAGTTAGATGAAATGCTTGTTCGTAAAGGATATTCTAGAGATGTGATTCAAATTTGTTTGGAAGAATTGAAAGACGAAAAAGATGACGAACAGCAACAAGAAGCGTTACACTATCATGGGAATAAATATTATGAAAAATATAAGAAGTATGATGGTTGGACATTCGAAAATAAGGTGAAGCAAGCGTTATATCGAAAAGGATTCTCTATTGATGAGATAGATATATTTTTACAAATGAAACGTGAAGAGGGATGA
- a CDS encoding small, acid-soluble spore protein K, with amino-acid sequence MGRQAEFWSESKNNSKIEGQPKAKSRFASKRPNGTINTHPQERMRAANQQEE; translated from the coding sequence ATGGGTAGACAAGCCGAATTTTGGTCTGAGTCAAAAAACAACAGCAAAATCGAAGGTCAACCGAAAGCGAAATCACGCTTCGCTTCGAAAAGACCTAACGGCACAATTAACACGCACCCACAAGAACGTATGCGTGCTGCAAATCAGCAGGAAGAGTAG
- a CDS encoding GNAT family N-acetyltransferase — MLKKRDLHDSHVLYELMVDPAVFPFVRQKAYSYEEYLFLTKQTIEAEERGELISRTILDEWGNPIGTITLFDVQEKAGFLGTWLGKPYHGKGYNKLAKDSFFSELFYELDIETIFMRIRKINIRSIKAAEKLQYVNLANETRKAVYDEINAHEEVYNLYEIPKDQYTLATMRDTTFQEAHQLKEA, encoded by the coding sequence GTGTTGAAAAAACGCGACTTACACGACAGCCACGTTCTATACGAATTAATGGTGGATCCTGCTGTCTTCCCTTTTGTGCGTCAAAAGGCCTATTCTTATGAAGAATATTTATTTTTAACGAAACAAACAATCGAAGCCGAAGAGCGTGGAGAATTAATCTCACGCACAATTTTAGATGAATGGGGTAACCCCATCGGCACAATTACTTTATTTGATGTGCAAGAAAAAGCTGGATTCCTCGGAACTTGGCTTGGCAAACCATATCATGGTAAAGGATATAACAAATTGGCGAAAGATTCATTTTTCAGCGAACTTTTCTACGAATTAGATATTGAAACGATTTTTATGCGTATTCGTAAAATAAATATTCGGTCTATTAAAGCTGCCGAAAAACTACAATATGTAAATCTAGCAAACGAAACAAGAAAAGCCGTTTATGATGAAATTAATGCGCATGAAGAAGTATATAATTTATATGAAATTCCAAAAGATCAGTATACACTTGCAACAATGCGAGATACAACATTCCAAGAAGCACACCAATTAAAAGAAGCATAA
- a CDS encoding metal-dependent hydrolase, translating into MDTATHLVMGVTLGSLATLDPAIAQSDIGPQAVMLATIAGSNIPDIDTVLKLRNNAKYIRNHRGITHSIPAVILWSLLISGISFAFFSDAPYLHLLLWSFIAVFLHVFVDIFNAYGTQALRPFTKKWVALGIINTFDTVIFFIHILAIACMLVGAHKGYTALAAYILMFVYYIGRIMMHRNIKSVVYKRFKNVEKVIISPSYKFYHYHLAVVTTEHYYVARWHRGNILVYDKFNRVPFPNTAIMQAAVRDENISAFLSFSPVYRWDIFDYDNYYEVRFIDLRYRSKDYYPFVAIVQLDQNLNIISSYTGWIFSEEKLRKKLELLPH; encoded by the coding sequence ATGGACACAGCCACTCACCTTGTTATGGGCGTTACTCTAGGCAGTTTGGCAACTTTAGATCCAGCTATAGCACAAAGTGATATTGGGCCACAAGCGGTGATGCTTGCAACAATTGCCGGTTCCAATATTCCTGACATCGATACAGTTTTAAAATTGCGTAATAACGCTAAATATATAAGAAATCATCGCGGGATTACTCATTCCATTCCTGCAGTAATTCTTTGGTCACTCCTTATAAGTGGCATCTCTTTCGCCTTCTTTTCAGACGCTCCCTATCTGCATCTACTACTTTGGTCATTTATTGCCGTCTTTCTTCATGTCTTTGTGGATATTTTCAATGCCTATGGTACACAGGCATTAAGGCCCTTCACAAAAAAATGGGTAGCGCTCGGCATAATTAATACGTTTGATACTGTCATTTTCTTTATCCATATACTCGCTATCGCCTGTATGCTTGTCGGAGCACATAAAGGCTATACTGCTTTAGCAGCGTATATATTAATGTTTGTTTACTACATCGGTCGCATTATGATGCATCGAAATATCAAAAGTGTAGTATACAAACGTTTCAAAAATGTAGAGAAAGTAATTATTTCTCCTTCTTACAAATTTTACCATTATCATTTAGCCGTCGTTACAACTGAACATTACTACGTCGCAAGATGGCACCGCGGTAACATCCTTGTATACGATAAATTTAATCGCGTACCGTTCCCGAATACTGCCATTATGCAAGCTGCTGTGCGAGATGAAAATATATCTGCTTTCTTATCTTTCTCACCTGTATATCGCTGGGATATTTTCGATTATGATAACTATTATGAAGTTCGATTTATTGATTTGCGGTATCGAAGTAAAGATTATTATCCATTCGTCGCAATCGTTCAGCTCGATCAAAATTTAAATATTATTAGCTCCTATACAGGATGGATTTTCAGCGAAGAAAAACTTCGAAAGAAACTGGAATTGCTTCCACATTAA
- a CDS encoding TIGR01777 family oxidoreductase translates to MKIAISGGSGFIGKYLSSFFIQKGYTVYILTRKKTAETSHTNLQYVQWAPDLQTFPLSSIDVVINLAGESINSRWTKKQKESILSSRIQTTKGLIKQLQTLETKPHTFINASAIGYYGTSETESFTEQQETPGDDFLANTVYLWEQEASKARSIGIRTVYTRFGVVLGADGGAFPKMLLPYQLYIGGTLGSGNQWLSWIHLDDVVRMIDFIIQKKEIDGPINITAPTPIRMKEFGKTIATITERPHWLPVPSFVLRALLGEMSILVLEGQHVLSNKAIKHGYQYTFPTVNHALQNILLHTM, encoded by the coding sequence GTGAAAATTGCAATTTCTGGTGGCTCTGGCTTTATAGGCAAATACCTTTCTAGTTTTTTTATTCAAAAGGGATATACTGTTTACATTCTTACTCGAAAAAAAACTGCTGAAACTTCACACACTAATCTTCAATACGTTCAATGGGCACCCGATTTACAGACCTTCCCTCTCTCCTCTATCGATGTAGTTATTAATCTAGCTGGAGAATCTATTAATAGTAGATGGACAAAAAAACAAAAAGAATCAATTTTAAGCAGTAGAATTCAAACAACAAAAGGACTCATTAAACAATTACAAACCCTTGAAACAAAGCCACACACATTTATTAATGCAAGTGCCATTGGATACTATGGCACATCTGAAACCGAATCTTTTACAGAACAGCAAGAGACTCCAGGAGATGACTTTTTAGCAAACACAGTATATTTGTGGGAACAAGAAGCATCTAAAGCCCGCTCCATTGGAATAAGAACCGTCTACACAAGATTTGGAGTCGTATTGGGCGCAGATGGAGGTGCATTTCCCAAAATGTTACTTCCCTATCAATTATATATCGGCGGTACACTTGGATCTGGAAACCAATGGTTATCATGGATTCATTTAGACGATGTCGTTCGCATGATTGATTTCATCATACAAAAAAAAGAAATTGACGGACCTATTAATATTACAGCGCCAACACCGATAAGGATGAAAGAATTCGGTAAAACCATTGCCACTATAACCGAACGACCTCATTGGCTACCTGTTCCTTCATTTGTACTTCGCGCTTTACTCGGTGAGATGAGTATACTTGTATTAGAAGGACAACATGTATTATCCAATAAAGCTATTAAACATGGATATCAATACACATTTCCAACAGTTAACCATGCATTACAAAATATCCTCTTGCATACAATGTAG
- the pflB gene encoding formate C-acetyltransferase, translating into MTQVLENVKNAWENFKGEKWKAEIDVRDFILNNVNVYEGEDSFLAEATEETKKLWDQVMDLTTKERENGGVLDMDTKIVSSITSHEPGYLNKDIEKVVGFQTDKPFKRSLQPYGGIRMAEQACEAYGYEMDKELSKIFRDWRKTHNQGVFDAYTPEMKAARKSGVITGLPDAYGRGRIIGDYRRVALYGIDHLIEAKKADYNLTGGVMSEDTMRLREELSEQMRALQELKQMAASHGFDISKPATNAQEAFQWLYFAYLAAIKEQNGAAMSLGRTSTFLDVYIERDLANGTLTEEAAQEIVDHFIMKLRLVKFARTPDYNELFSGDPTWVTESIGGMALDGRPLVTKNSFRFLHTLDNLGPAPEPNLTVLWSKQLPENFKNYCAKMSIKTSAIQYENDDIMRPDYGDDYGIACCVSAMRIGKQMQFFGARANLAKALLYAVNGGKDEKSKAQVGPEYAPITSEVLDYEEVMRKFDMTMEWLAGLYLNTLNVIHYMHDKYSYERIEMALHDTNVLRTMATGIAGLSVVADSLSAIKYAQVKPIRDENGIAVDFEIEGDFPKYGNNDDRVDEIAVNLVKTFMNKLRKHKTYRNSVHTMSILTITSNVVYGKKTGNTPDGRRTGEPFAPGANPMHGRDTKGALASLLSVAKLPYEDAQDGISNTFSIIPKALGKEDDVQVRNLVSMLDGYAIKEGHHLNINVFNRETLMDAMEHPEKYPQLTIRVSGYAVNFIKLTREQQIDVINRTMHESM; encoded by the coding sequence ATGACTCAAGTATTAGAAAATGTAAAAAACGCGTGGGAAAACTTTAAAGGTGAAAAATGGAAAGCAGAGATTGATGTTCGCGATTTCATTTTAAATAATGTAAACGTTTACGAGGGAGAAGACTCTTTCTTAGCGGAAGCAACTGAAGAAACGAAAAAACTTTGGGATCAAGTAATGGATTTAACAACAAAGGAACGTGAAAACGGTGGCGTTCTTGATATGGATACAAAAATTGTTTCTTCTATTACATCACATGAACCAGGATATTTAAATAAAGATATTGAAAAAGTGGTCGGTTTCCAAACGGATAAACCATTTAAACGTTCTTTACAACCATATGGTGGTATTCGTATGGCGGAGCAAGCTTGTGAAGCGTATGGATATGAAATGGATAAAGAACTTAGCAAGATTTTCAGAGACTGGCGTAAAACTCATAATCAAGGTGTATTTGATGCATACACACCAGAAATGAAAGCGGCTCGTAAATCAGGTGTTATTACTGGTCTTCCAGATGCGTATGGACGTGGACGTATTATCGGTGACTATCGCCGCGTAGCGCTATATGGTATAGATCATTTAATTGAAGCGAAAAAAGCGGATTATAATTTAACTGGCGGTGTAATGAGCGAAGATACAATGCGTTTACGCGAAGAATTATCTGAGCAAATGCGTGCACTTCAAGAGTTAAAACAGATGGCTGCTTCTCATGGATTCGATATTTCTAAGCCAGCCACAAATGCACAAGAGGCCTTCCAATGGTTATACTTTGCTTATCTTGCAGCAATTAAAGAGCAAAACGGGGCAGCAATGAGTCTTGGACGTACATCTACATTCCTAGATGTTTACATTGAAAGAGATTTAGCAAATGGTACTTTAACAGAAGAAGCAGCACAAGAAATTGTGGATCACTTCATTATGAAATTACGTCTTGTGAAATTCGCAAGAACACCTGACTACAATGAACTATTCTCTGGAGATCCAACTTGGGTAACTGAATCTATCGGTGGTATGGCGTTAGACGGTCGTCCGTTAGTAACAAAAAACTCATTCCGTTTCTTGCATACATTAGATAATTTAGGACCAGCACCAGAACCAAACTTAACAGTTCTTTGGTCTAAACAATTACCAGAGAACTTTAAAAACTACTGTGCGAAAATGTCTATTAAAACATCAGCAATTCAATATGAAAATGATGATATTATGCGTCCTGACTACGGTGATGACTACGGTATTGCTTGTTGTGTATCAGCAATGAGAATCGGTAAACAAATGCAATTCTTCGGAGCACGTGCAAACTTAGCGAAAGCATTACTATATGCGGTTAACGGTGGTAAAGATGAAAAGTCAAAAGCACAAGTTGGTCCTGAATACGCACCAATTACTTCTGAAGTATTAGATTATGAAGAAGTTATGCGTAAATTCGATATGACAATGGAATGGTTAGCTGGTCTATACTTAAATACATTAAATGTAATTCACTATATGCACGATAAATATAGCTATGAACGTATTGAAATGGCACTTCATGATACAAATGTTCTACGTACAATGGCAACAGGTATCGCTGGATTATCTGTAGTAGCAGATTCTTTAAGTGCAATTAAATATGCACAAGTAAAACCAATTCGTGATGAAAATGGTATTGCAGTTGATTTCGAAATTGAGGGAGATTTCCCTAAATACGGTAACAATGATGATCGTGTAGATGAAATCGCAGTAAATCTTGTGAAAACATTTATGAACAAGCTTCGCAAACATAAAACATACCGTAATTCTGTTCATACAATGTCAATCTTAACAATCACATCTAACGTTGTATACGGTAAGAAAACTGGTAACACTCCAGATGGACGTCGTACTGGAGAACCATTTGCACCGGGCGCAAACCCAATGCATGGCCGTGATACAAAAGGTGCATTAGCGTCATTATTATCTGTAGCTAAATTACCATATGAAGATGCACAAGATGGTATTTCAAATACATTCTCTATTATTCCCAAAGCACTTGGTAAAGAAGATGATGTACAAGTACGCAACTTAGTATCTATGCTTGATGGATATGCAATAAAAGAAGGACACCACTTAAATATTAACGTATTTAACCGTGAAACATTAATGGATGCAATGGAGCACCCTGAAAAATATCCACAATTAACAATTCGTGTATCTGGTTACGCTGTTAACTTTATTAAATTAACTCGTGAACAACAAATTGATGTAATTAACCGTACAATGCATGAAAGCATGTAA
- a CDS encoding diglucosyl diacylglycerol synthase: protein MIKNPKVLILTAHYGNGHVQVAKTLEQTFRQKGIEDVIVCDLFGESHPVITDITKYLYLKSYTVGKELYRLFYYGVEKIYDKKIASWYANFGRKRLKTLLQVEKPDIVINTFPIIAVPELKKQIGISIPVYNVLTDFCVHKIWIHREVDRYFVATDHVKKVMVDIGVPAEQIVETGIPIRSSFELKINPAIIYNKYQLCKDKKMLLIVAGAHGVLGSVKELCQSFMSVPNLQVVVVCGKNEALKQDLMELQEQSSDALKVFGYVENIDELFRVTSCMITKPGGITLSEAAALQVPVILYKPVPGQENENALYFEKKGAAVVIRDDSEVFAKTEALLQDDMKLLQMKEAMKSIYRPEPAGHIVDTILAENHAEPNHIPIKSPALAESFT from the coding sequence TTGATAAAAAACCCCAAGGTTTTAATATTAACTGCACATTACGGTAACGGTCATGTGCAAGTGGCAAAAACATTAGAACAAACATTTCGCCAAAAAGGAATCGAAGATGTAATTGTATGCGACTTGTTTGGAGAATCACATCCAGTTATAACCGATATTACAAAATATTTATATTTAAAAAGCTATACGGTAGGAAAAGAGTTATATCGCTTGTTTTATTATGGTGTAGAGAAAATATATGATAAAAAAATAGCATCTTGGTATGCGAATTTTGGGAGAAAGCGTTTGAAGACGCTATTACAGGTGGAGAAACCGGATATTGTTATTAATACCTTTCCAATCATCGCTGTACCAGAATTGAAAAAGCAAATAGGTATTTCTATTCCTGTTTATAACGTATTAACGGATTTTTGCGTGCATAAAATATGGATCCATCGAGAAGTAGATCGTTATTTTGTAGCAACCGATCATGTGAAAAAAGTGATGGTTGATATCGGTGTACCTGCAGAGCAAATTGTTGAAACAGGGATTCCAATTCGTAGCAGCTTTGAGCTAAAGATAAATCCAGCAATTATATATAATAAATATCAGTTATGTAAGGATAAAAAGATGTTACTAATTGTAGCAGGTGCTCATGGTGTGCTAGGGAGTGTAAAAGAGCTATGCCAGTCATTTATGTCAGTACCAAACTTACAAGTAGTTGTCGTTTGTGGGAAAAATGAAGCTTTAAAGCAGGATTTAATGGAACTACAGGAACAAAGTTCTGATGCTTTAAAAGTATTTGGTTATGTTGAAAACATTGATGAGTTGTTCCGTGTTACTTCTTGTATGATTACGAAGCCAGGTGGTATTACATTAAGCGAAGCAGCAGCATTACAAGTACCTGTCATTTTATATAAACCTGTCCCAGGACAAGAAAATGAAAATGCGTTGTATTTTGAAAAAAAAGGGGCTGCAGTTGTAATTCGTGATGATAGTGAAGTTTTTGCAAAAACAGAGGCGTTATTACAAGATGATATGAAGCTTCTTCAGATGAAAGAAGCAATGAAAAGTATTTATCGTCCTGAGCCAGCTGGTCATATTGTGGATACAATTTTGGCAGAAAATCATGCAGAGCCGAATCATATACCTATTAAATCACCAGCTCTTGCCGAATCTTTTACTTAA